Proteins from a genomic interval of Spirochaetia bacterium 38H-sp:
- a CDS encoding adenylate/guanylate cyclase domain-containing protein: protein MKKINIAVVIPIVLIIIFSVFNVFEFYRNGDLFFFDVFMRMSKGPEERKDIVLVDIDDLSIAKVGMYPWTRDIIADGLILLKELGASYAVFDIEFTEESARGVNGDYLRTTLPALIEKEFDHGEEGINSRIIALFSAIYSGSISVKDASEYVEQLTMLNEESKKRILEAIAHVARDNDSYLGQAARFFANAIFTVNMLAHKEEEYSKEHKNWVKEHLSIPLMAENNVKPLVGKDIRPAIAPIARNAMMLGFTNMHVDPDGVRRRVKPFGYYDGAYYIQLGFAPVYDMLGRPEIDYSKSSILLKHANIPGVGVKDIKIPLDPDGFIVVNWPRKDFDNSFTHLSYYNLVLHKDLEKRLAENLAIMDEAGYLKYYQGDTPLLDLYNYAESVKEDVFSGGDVSDVETYRQVRDYFFDEVYKFLSGPTRETLEKKIDEILARDDISEEQKSQYREIKQSVTDTFKKTEKIAEDIVALRKKIKDIVEGAICYQGWTGTATTDRGINPLDKTYDNVGTHASVANTILQEAFIDILPLWLSILLTVILVFAYYYIKQSLEPLASLVAGLLFILITLAAALLLFNLTGLYFPVFTPVVTLIFSFISLTAYNFITTAQERSFIKDTFGQYLSDDVINVLLDNPEMRNLGGQKRYMTAVFTDVKGFSTISEKMDPTDLVTLLNKYLTCMSDIIIELGGTIDKYEGDAIISFFGAPIYLEDHASRACLSAIRMKRAEDGLNKAIMAEGLSPSPLLTRIGVNTGDMVVGNMGTEKKKNYTIMGNAVNLAARLEGVNKRYGSWILISQDTYENGGRNFAARMLDRVRVVGINTPVRLYQLIEEKDRITPDQERLIKLSEEGLMLLEDRKYKEAEKVFMEALKIAPDDPPVNFFIDRARNYQKNPPPSDWDGVYKLTEK from the coding sequence ATGAAAAAAATAAATATTGCTGTAGTAATTCCAATAGTTTTGATCATAATTTTCTCTGTTTTTAATGTTTTTGAGTTTTATAGAAACGGAGATTTGTTTTTTTTCGATGTCTTTATGAGAATGTCTAAAGGACCTGAGGAAAGAAAAGATATAGTCCTTGTAGACATAGATGACCTGTCCATCGCCAAGGTAGGTATGTATCCGTGGACAAGGGATATCATTGCAGATGGTCTTATCCTGTTAAAGGAGCTAGGCGCATCTTATGCTGTATTTGATATCGAGTTTACGGAGGAAAGCGCCAGAGGAGTCAATGGTGATTATCTTAGAACAACCCTTCCCGCACTCATAGAAAAAGAATTTGACCATGGAGAAGAGGGAATAAACTCTAGAATCATTGCTCTTTTCTCTGCTATATATTCTGGCAGCATAAGTGTTAAGGATGCTTCCGAATATGTAGAGCAGCTTACTATGCTCAATGAGGAGTCAAAAAAACGTATACTTGAGGCTATAGCACATGTTGCGCGGGATAATGACAGCTATCTTGGGCAGGCTGCCCGCTTCTTTGCTAATGCTATTTTTACGGTCAATATGCTTGCCCACAAAGAAGAGGAATACTCTAAAGAACATAAAAATTGGGTTAAAGAGCATCTCTCTATACCTCTTATGGCAGAGAATAATGTCAAACCTCTTGTAGGCAAGGATATAAGGCCAGCGATAGCTCCCATTGCGAGAAATGCCATGATGCTTGGTTTTACCAATATGCATGTTGACCCAGACGGAGTGAGAAGGAGGGTAAAACCTTTTGGCTATTATGATGGTGCATATTATATTCAGCTGGGCTTTGCTCCTGTATATGATATGCTGGGGAGACCAGAGATAGATTACAGTAAGAGCTCTATACTCTTAAAGCATGCAAATATTCCTGGTGTAGGAGTAAAAGATATAAAGATTCCTCTTGATCCGGACGGCTTTATAGTTGTTAACTGGCCTCGCAAGGATTTTGACAACTCTTTTACACATCTTTCTTATTATAATCTCGTGCTTCATAAAGATTTGGAAAAACGTCTCGCAGAAAATCTTGCAATAATGGATGAAGCTGGATATCTCAAGTATTATCAGGGTGATACGCCTCTCCTCGATCTGTATAATTATGCGGAATCCGTAAAAGAGGATGTATTTTCTGGTGGTGATGTTTCTGATGTTGAGACATATAGACAGGTAAGAGACTATTTTTTTGACGAAGTATACAAGTTCTTATCCGGACCAACCAGAGAAACCCTTGAGAAAAAAATAGATGAGATTCTTGCACGTGATGATATATCTGAGGAACAAAAATCCCAATACAGAGAAATAAAACAGTCTGTTACTGATACCTTTAAGAAGACAGAGAAGATAGCGGAAGATATCGTTGCACTCAGAAAAAAGATAAAAGACATTGTAGAAGGAGCCATATGTTATCAGGGCTGGACAGGAACCGCTACTACCGATAGAGGCATCAACCCCCTGGATAAGACCTATGACAACGTAGGAACTCATGCCTCTGTTGCCAACACAATATTGCAGGAGGCCTTTATTGATATACTTCCCCTGTGGTTGTCTATCCTTTTGACGGTTATCCTTGTCTTTGCATATTACTATATCAAGCAGAGCCTTGAACCTCTTGCTTCTCTTGTAGCAGGTCTTTTGTTTATACTGATAACACTTGCTGCGGCATTGCTCCTTTTTAATCTTACAGGTTTGTATTTTCCTGTCTTTACCCCCGTTGTAACGCTGATATTCTCTTTTATCTCTCTTACGGCATACAACTTTATAACTACAGCTCAGGAACGTTCTTTTATAAAGGATACATTTGGCCAGTATTTGTCCGATGATGTAATAAATGTTCTTTTGGATAACCCAGAGATGAGAAACCTTGGTGGACAGAAACGCTATATGACCGCTGTTTTTACGGATGTTAAGGGATTTTCTACAATCTCGGAGAAGATGGACCCCACAGACCTTGTTACCCTGCTCAACAAGTATCTGACCTGCATGAGTGATATCATAATAGAGCTTGGCGGCACCATAGACAAGTACGAAGGAGACGCCATAATCTCTTTCTTTGGTGCACCCATCTATCTGGAAGATCATGCTAGCAGGGCTTGTCTGTCTGCCATAAGGATGAAGCGGGCAGAAGACGGGCTCAACAAGGCCATAATGGCAGAAGGTCTCAGCCCGTCACCTCTTCTTACCAGGATAGGTGTTAACACTGGAGATATGGTTGTAGGCAACATGGGCACGGAGAAAAAGAAAAACTACACCATCATGGGCAATGCCGTAAATTTGGCAGCCCGTCTTGAGGGTGTCAATAAACGTTATGGAAGCTGGATACTCATAAGCCAGGACACATACGAGAACGGTGGCAGGAATTTTGCCGCGCGTATGCTTGACCGCGTGCGGGTTGTAGGCATAAATACACCCGTAAGGCTGTACCAATTAATAGAAGAAAAAGACAGAATCACCCCTGATCAGGAGCGGCTTATAAAGCTGTCGGAAGAAGGGCTTATGCTTCTGGAGGACAGAAAGTACAAAGAGGCAGAAAAAGTATTTATGGAAGCTCTCAAGATAGCACCCGACGACCCGCCGGTTAACTTCTTTATTGATAGAGCGCGCAATTATCAGAAAAATCCGCCTCCATCCGATTGGGACGGTGTATACAAGCTTACAGAAAAATAA
- the nusG gene encoding transcription termination/antitermination protein NusG, with the protein MARAWYVLHSYTGFENRVEKAIRSLMEEPEFSERILDVKVPEEECEEEKNGKRRKVKRKFLPGYVLVEMDLPDTGWRAVIAAIRRINGVTGFVGSGGQSKPHPISQDEAKQILQKSGELKGDRALRFGETFSPRDNVRVKDGPFVGFEGVVEEVNEERKKVRVLVGIFGRSTPVDLDFSQVEKI; encoded by the coding sequence ATGGCAAGGGCATGGTACGTGCTCCATTCTTATACGGGGTTTGAGAACAGGGTAGAAAAGGCTATAAGATCTCTTATGGAGGAGCCGGAGTTTTCTGAGCGTATTTTGGATGTCAAGGTTCCAGAAGAAGAGTGCGAAGAGGAAAAAAACGGCAAGCGCAGAAAGGTTAAGCGTAAGTTTTTACCTGGGTATGTTCTGGTTGAGATGGATTTGCCTGATACAGGATGGCGTGCTGTTATCGCGGCTATAAGACGGATTAACGGAGTCACTGGGTTTGTAGGTTCTGGTGGTCAGAGTAAACCTCATCCTATTTCTCAGGATGAGGCAAAGCAGATTTTACAGAAGTCCGGAGAGCTTAAGGGGGATAGGGCGCTCAGGTTTGGCGAGACTTTCTCTCCTCGCGACAATGTGCGTGTAAAAGATGGTCCTTTTGTCGGTTTTGAGGGCGTTGTAGAGGAGGTTAATGAGGAGCGTAAGAAGGTGCGTGTCCTTGTTGGTATATTTGGTCGTTCTACGCCTGTTGATCTTGATTTTTCTCAGGTCGAGAAGATTTGA
- a CDS encoding ABC transporter substrate-binding protein — MKRVAFIVFFLLFACFFVFSTGDKEIKYPESVKLMVLKGPGALGLLPLIDKKKLADVPLDIIYEDSPVAGYERLSQDAVDIAVMPVNLAAKLYNENDGYKMFSVYIWGILYLVGPEPLTQANFAGKRIFLPSKGANPDIMFLRLIDSWGLLDKVEINYAESPLALAEAVERKDADYALLPEPFVSRVLSSRSDLVVAMDIQDMWHREYGVPFPQTCLLVKNEFLYTFPGFFELISSSLAESVLELLSTRDFYVYEETLAVIGLSPKLASFALPRCRFSYVDSVSVRSSVEAYLSVLLDYNPELVGGKLPDDGFYIR, encoded by the coding sequence ATGAAACGTGTAGCTTTTATCGTGTTTTTTTTGCTTTTTGCATGTTTTTTTGTTTTTTCTACAGGAGATAAGGAGATTAAGTATCCTGAGTCTGTAAAACTTATGGTTCTCAAAGGCCCCGGTGCTCTTGGACTTCTTCCCCTGATTGACAAAAAAAAGCTTGCAGATGTCCCCCTTGATATCATATATGAGGACAGCCCTGTTGCAGGTTATGAGCGATTGTCTCAAGATGCTGTGGATATAGCTGTAATGCCTGTTAACCTTGCCGCAAAGCTGTACAATGAGAATGACGGCTATAAAATGTTTTCTGTATATATATGGGGAATATTGTATCTTGTAGGGCCAGAGCCTCTTACCCAAGCCAATTTTGCGGGAAAGCGTATCTTTCTGCCTTCCAAGGGTGCCAATCCGGATATTATGTTTCTTAGACTGATTGATAGCTGGGGGCTTCTTGATAAGGTTGAGATAAATTATGCAGAAAGTCCTCTTGCACTTGCAGAGGCTGTAGAGAGGAAAGATGCAGACTATGCTCTTCTTCCAGAGCCTTTTGTCAGCAGGGTGCTTTCTTCCCGTTCTGACCTTGTTGTTGCTATGGATATCCAGGATATGTGGCACAGAGAATACGGTGTACCTTTTCCTCAGACTTGTCTGCTTGTAAAGAATGAGTTTCTTTATACTTTTCCCGGTTTTTTTGAGCTTATTTCCTCTTCTCTTGCTGAGTCTGTTCTTGAGCTTTTGAGCACGAGGGATTTTTATGTATACGAGGAGACTCTTGCTGTGATTGGTCTTTCTCCCAAGCTAGCTTCTTTTGCTCTTCCCAGATGTCGTTTCTCCTATGTGGATTCCGTAAGTGTACGCTCTTCTGTGGAGGCTTATCTGTCTGTTTTGCTGGATTATAATCCCGAGCTTGTAGGTGGTAAGCTCCCTGATGACGGTTTTTATATAAGATAG
- the gpmI gene encoding 2,3-bisphosphoglycerate-independent phosphoglycerate mutase, with the protein MVDALKKNPSFKPRKGPVFLLILDGVGFGKYEDGDAFRQARTPNFDWLWNNCPHTTLKAHGTAVGLPSDADMGNSEVGHNAIGCGRVFAQGAKLVEEAIRSGAMFEGATWKKLVKNAVDNNGTLHFIGLFSDGNVHSHIDHLKAMLEQAKKEGVKRARVHTLLDGRDVGETSALEYIDPFEDFLASLNADGVDYRIASGGGRMFITMDRYGANWDMVKRGWETHVLGEGRQFLSAHEAIETLRKETGAIDQDLPSFVIAENGKPVGTIEDGDSVIFFNFRGDRALEMTAAFEEDDFPYFERKRRPKVEYAGMMEYDGDKHVPRQYLVSPPSIDRTVGEFLAASGITQLAISETQKFGHVTYFYNGNRTGKFNEELEDYIEIPSDVVPFEWRPWMKCAEITDVILDAFAKNKYRYIRANFANGDMVGHTGVFEAVICAMEAIDIQLGRIIKAVKEAGGILIVTADHGNSDDMYEHDKSGKLKTNEQGKPKAKTSHSLNPVPCIIYDPDYQGDYDTTLREGLGISSLGATVMELLGFIPPEDYDPSVVEVKK; encoded by the coding sequence ATGGTGGATGCTCTTAAGAAGAATCCTTCTTTTAAGCCTCGTAAGGGGCCTGTCTTTTTGCTGATACTGGATGGTGTCGGTTTTGGTAAATATGAGGATGGCGATGCGTTTAGGCAGGCGCGTACTCCCAACTTTGACTGGTTGTGGAATAATTGTCCGCATACTACTCTCAAGGCTCATGGTACTGCCGTGGGGCTCCCATCCGATGCGGATATGGGAAACAGTGAGGTCGGCCATAATGCCATAGGCTGCGGCAGGGTCTTTGCTCAGGGTGCCAAGCTAGTGGAGGAGGCTATACGCTCCGGTGCTATGTTTGAGGGTGCTACGTGGAAAAAGCTTGTAAAGAATGCAGTGGATAATAACGGGACTTTGCACTTTATAGGGCTTTTTTCTGACGGCAATGTGCACAGCCATATTGACCATCTAAAGGCTATGCTGGAGCAAGCCAAGAAGGAAGGGGTAAAGCGTGCACGTGTGCATACTCTGCTTGATGGTCGTGATGTAGGAGAGACAAGCGCTCTTGAGTATATAGACCCTTTTGAGGATTTTCTTGCTTCTCTCAATGCGGATGGTGTGGATTATAGGATTGCTTCCGGTGGCGGAAGGATGTTTATCACTATGGACCGCTACGGTGCCAACTGGGATATGGTTAAGCGAGGATGGGAAACTCATGTGCTAGGTGAGGGTAGACAGTTTTTGTCTGCACATGAGGCTATCGAGACTCTCAGAAAGGAAACCGGCGCCATTGACCAAGATTTGCCTTCTTTTGTCATAGCTGAGAATGGCAAACCTGTGGGTACCATAGAGGATGGCGACTCTGTTATATTCTTTAACTTTCGTGGAGACAGAGCACTGGAGATGACAGCTGCTTTTGAAGAGGATGATTTTCCTTATTTTGAACGTAAGAGACGTCCCAAGGTGGAGTATGCGGGCATGATGGAGTATGACGGGGATAAGCATGTACCCAGGCAGTATCTTGTCTCCCCTCCTTCTATAGACAGGACAGTTGGCGAGTTCCTTGCTGCAAGCGGTATTACTCAGCTTGCAATATCGGAGACGCAGAAGTTTGGTCATGTTACTTACTTTTATAACGGTAACAGGACAGGCAAGTTTAACGAAGAGCTTGAGGACTACATAGAGATACCTTCTGATGTTGTGCCTTTTGAGTGGCGTCCATGGATGAAGTGTGCGGAGATTACGGATGTAATTCTGGATGCCTTTGCAAAAAACAAGTACCGCTATATCCGGGCCAACTTTGCTAACGGAGACATGGTGGGACACACAGGAGTTTTTGAGGCAGTAATCTGCGCGATGGAGGCCATAGATATCCAGCTTGGTAGAATAATCAAGGCTGTAAAAGAAGCGGGCGGCATACTTATAGTAACCGCAGATCACGGAAACTCAGACGATATGTACGAGCACGATAAGTCTGGGAAACTCAAAACCAACGAGCAAGGCAAGCCCAAGGCAAAAACCTCTCATTCTCTCAACCCCGTACCCTGTATCATTTATGACCCTGATTATCAGGGCGACTACGACACCACTCTGAGAGAGGGACTGGGCATAAGCTCCCTGGGTGCGACTGTGATGGAGCTCCTTGGTTTTATCCCGCCTGAGGATTATGACCCCTCTGTAGTAGAAGTAAAAAAATAA
- the secE gene encoding preprotein translocase subunit SecE, with translation MRKIAQFFRDVWSELKKVTWPDREDVVASTKVVIVSVAFFALVLGVLDLLLVWIIDKLL, from the coding sequence ATGCGCAAAATTGCACAGTTTTTTAGAGATGTCTGGTCTGAGTTGAAAAAGGTGACATGGCCTGACCGTGAGGATGTTGTGGCTTCTACTAAGGTCGTTATAGTTTCTGTCGCTTTTTTTGCTCTTGTTCTTGGTGTACTGGATTTGCTTTTGGTTTGGATAATAGATAAACTTTTGTAA
- the pgl gene encoding 6-phosphogluconolactonase has translation MEHTISEETRFVNALLLYLSTIIAYNKDMETITITKNTSPIASWITDKINNLQEKDKITILLPGGRSIIPVLKELKKTALPWKKLHFFLADERCVPQDHPDSNYKALREHFFLSLIEEGKIAQGNIHPYTHIQDTPHTALENYIKDFCAICDKPDISILGAGEDGHIASLFPHHPSIMDDSPYYISVTDAPKPPPIRISASKTLLESSTYCLVLFLGEAKREALRRFLSPDTTVRDCPAKLCLQTDNPAIATDQTDILQ, from the coding sequence GTGGAGCACACCATATCAGAAGAAACACGCTTTGTCAATGCCTTATTACTTTATCTCAGCACAATTATAGCATATAATAAGGACATGGAGACAATAACAATTACAAAGAACACAAGCCCCATAGCAAGCTGGATAACAGATAAGATAAACAACTTACAAGAAAAAGACAAGATAACAATACTGCTTCCGGGAGGGAGAAGCATTATCCCGGTATTAAAAGAACTCAAAAAAACAGCCCTTCCCTGGAAAAAACTGCACTTCTTCCTTGCAGACGAGCGATGCGTACCCCAAGACCACCCAGACTCCAACTACAAAGCACTAAGAGAACACTTCTTTCTTTCTCTGATAGAAGAAGGCAAGATAGCACAAGGAAACATACACCCGTACACACACATCCAGGATACCCCTCATACAGCCCTGGAAAACTACATAAAAGACTTTTGCGCAATCTGCGACAAACCGGATATTAGCATACTGGGCGCAGGAGAAGACGGCCACATTGCTTCACTCTTTCCCCACCACCCCTCCATAATGGACGACTCCCCCTACTACATAAGCGTAACAGACGCTCCAAAGCCGCCACCCATAAGAATAAGTGCAAGCAAAACACTGCTAGAAAGCTCTACATACTGCCTAGTACTCTTCCTAGGAGAAGCAAAAAGAGAAGCCCTGCGCAGATTTCTCAGCCCTGATACAACCGTAAGAGACTGTCCTGCAAAACTCTGCCTGCAGACAGACAACCCCGCAATAGCAACGGACCAGACCGACATACTACAATAA
- the rpmG gene encoding 50S ribosomal protein L33, producing the protein MAKKGKVVEIIALACSECKRRNYTTKKNRRNMQGKLELKKYCPHDRKHTLHVETKVK; encoded by the coding sequence ATGGCTAAGAAGGGTAAGGTTGTAGAGATTATCGCTCTTGCTTGTTCTGAGTGCAAGAGGAGAAACTACACGACTAAGAAAAACAGACGTAATATGCAGGGCAAGTTAGAGCTTAAAAAGTATTGTCCTCATGATAGAAAGCATACTCTCCATGTGGAGACTAAGGTAAAATAA